A window of Blastocatellia bacterium genomic DNA:
CAAATGCTAGAAAAATATTCTGTTGGTAAAAATGAAAAAACAAGCTTAAAAGTAGATGAAAAAAATCGGCTTTCTGAAATTGCTTCTTCAGAAGCCATAATGACTGTAGCTATAGATTTAGAGTACAAAAACTAAGGTGACAAATGACAGAGCGTTTAGACCATGATCGGCTGTTTAAGGAATTATTAAGAGTTTTTTTTGTAGAGTTTTTAGATTTATTTTTTCCAGAAATATTGCAAGATATAGACAAAAACTCTATAACTTTTCTTGATAAAGAAATCTTTGTAGATGTTACATCAGGAGAAAAACATGAGGTAGATTTAGTAGCTAAAGTTAAATTTCTAGGCAAAGATGCTTTTTTTCTTGTACATTTAGAAAATCAATCTGAAGCAAGAGGTGGCTTTAATCGTCGAATGTTTCGCTATTTTTCCCGCCTACTTGATTTATATGAGTTACCAATTTACCCAATAGCAATTTTTTCTTATCAAGAACCAAAACGCCCAGAAATAGACAATTACAAAGTAGATTTTCAAAACTTTAATGTCCTATCTTTTCATTATCGAGTAATACAATTAAACCGACTTAACTGGCGAGATTATGTTAATAAACCTAATCCTATTGCTAGTGCTTTGATGGCTAAAATGGATATAAAACCAACAGAGCGAGCCAAAGTTAAATTGGAATGTTTAAGATTGCTTGTTACACTTAAACTTGATCGAGCAAAAATGCAACTTATCTCAGGCTTTGTAGATACTTACTTAAAACTAAATGCTGAAGAATTAAAAATATTCAATCAACATATAGAAGAAATAATTCCTCAAGAAAAGGAACAAATTATGGAAATAGTAACTTCTTGGATGGAACAAGGAATTCAACAAGGAATTCAACAAGGAATTCAACAAGGAAAAACAGAAGAAGCCTTATGGTTAGTATTACGTTTGCTAAAAAAACGCTTTGGTGCAATGGATGCAGAGTTAGAAACTAAACTTAGCCAATTAGCTTTAGAAAACATTGAAGAATTAAGTGAATCTCTACTAGATTTTTCTAGCTATGAAGATTTAACAAACTGGCTAAATCTTCATAACAAAGAGGGTTAAAAGATCAATTATTTACAGATTGCTTTAATAGTTCAACTATTTCTTTACGACCATCACGATCAGCAATAGAAATAGCTGTATCACCATTTAGATCTTGAATAGAAACATCTGCTCCAGCTTTAACTAGTATTTTTACTGTTTCTGGATAAGGATATTTATCAATAGCCAACATTAAAGCTGTTTGTCCTAGGGAATCTTGCTTGTTTATATCTGCACCAGCTTCTATAAATGCTTCTACGAGTTCATTTTTACCTACTAGAGCCAACATCATAAGCGGGGTTCTACCTTCTTCATTAGTAATATTTAAGTCTATACCAGCTTTGATTAAAGCTTTAATAAGTTCTGGGTTTTCCTTTTCCATTGCTAACATAAATAGATGTTGGCCTTTAGAATCAGCTAAATTAACATTAGCCCCTTTTTCAATTAATTTTACTGCAATTGGGATACGATTACTTTTAATTGCCTTAAGTAAAGCACTTTGACCTTGGCTATCTACAGTATCAATTTGCGCTCCAGCAGATATTAAAACTTCTATTGACTCAGTAGACGCAAAAGCAGAGCCAAAAAAAGAAGATACTCTCATTAAAGGAGTCTCACCAGCGTTGTTAGCTGTATTTGGATCTACTCCATAACTTATCAATTTTCTAATCATGTTAGGAGTAGTAAACCATCCATTTGTTAATAAAGTATTGCCTTGCAAATCCAATTTGATGTTGGGATCAATGCCTAAACCTAAAGCTAGCTCTAAAATTCTGGGATCACGCCCACCTAGAAAAATAGCTTCTAAAGCAAATTGTTCTTTTTCTTCTTTTGGTAAATTTTGAGCAGCAACAAATAATAATTCAATTACTGGACTAATAGGATATCTACCAGATGGAACATCTTCAACTACAAGAAAAGCCATTTTTTGTTTAGAGGAAAATTCAGAAAATGCAGTGCGATTTTTGTTATTTCTAATTTGTATATCTGCATTATGTTTTATTAATAGAGAAACTAAATCTACGGCTTCTAAATTAGTAGCTAAGATTAATGAAGTATTACCATCTTCATCTTGAACATCAACATTAGCACCTTTTTCTAAAGCTTTTTTGGCTTGATCAAAATCTTGTGACTTAACAGCTTTTAAGAGTTGACTATCAAAAGCCGTTTTAGCTTTTTTAGGGGTTTTAGCTTTTTTGTTAGGAATTTTAATAGATTTGCTTTCTGTAAAAACTTGTGCTGATGTAAGTGTTGGAAAACAAAGAAATGCTAGTGTTAAAGCAAACGTTAGTTGATAAAAAGTTTTGTTTTTTAGAAAAATCATTTTTTCTCACCTTCCCATCAATATGGTAATGCTAAAAGGTTGTTAGACTAAAAAACTGCTAATTTAGTTCCAATAAATTTCCGAAAAACTTGCTAACTATTAACTAACGACTATTAACTAGCTATTTCTGATAGAAATAAGGATAATCCATTTGGGTGGCAATTTTTTCTCTTACATCTTTTCCTGCTAATTTTTCTACTAAATATAACCCAACGTCTATTGCAGAGGACACCCCACGACTAGTAATTATATTTTCCTCGTCAACAATTCTAGTGTTTTCTACTGCTAAGCAATATGGTTTTAGCTCTTCAAATGCAATTGGATGTGTAGTAGCCTTTTTGTCAACTAAAAAGCCTGCTGCCCCAAAAATTACTGAACCTGTGCAGACAGAAACTTTTAGTTTTACATTTTTAGCCGTCTTGATCCATGCAATAAATTCGCTATTTTCTTTTAGTTCTCTAGTGCCAAACCCACCAGGAATTATCAAGATATCATAGCTATTTAATGGCTTTTTAACTTTTGTAGCTAAAAATTGTAGTCCTCGGTCGTCTGTTATAGGATTTTCTTCATAAGAACACACATCCCAAGTTAAATTAGGCATAAATCCCATAGATTTTAACCTAGTAACAGGATCATAAACCCCAATAAAATCTAGCGATGTCATTTTATTAAAAATAATAAAGGATATTTTCATTTTGCTTAGGTTAATTTTCTTAGTTGCTAAAAATAGCTTTTAGATTTGCTATTAGCTCATTATTTTCATCTACTGTTCCAACACTAAAACGAACAAAATTATTAAGCATTGGATAGCGGCTAACATCCCGGGCTAAAATGCCTTGTTCTTGGAGTTTAGACATTAATTCTAAAGGGGCAATCGCTGTTTCTGTAAGAATAAAATTAGCTTGTGAGGGAATTGGTCTTAAACCATTGATTTTACTTAGTTCTTGAAAAAGTCTTTCTCTCTCGTTAATTACATTGTCAATAATTGGGCTAAGTAACTCAAAACGTTCCATTGCTACAATCGCCGC
This region includes:
- a CDS encoding DUF4351 domain-containing protein gives rise to the protein MTERLDHDRLFKELLRVFFVEFLDLFFPEILQDIDKNSITFLDKEIFVDVTSGEKHEVDLVAKVKFLGKDAFFLVHLENQSEARGGFNRRMFRYFSRLLDLYELPIYPIAIFSYQEPKRPEIDNYKVDFQNFNVLSFHYRVIQLNRLNWRDYVNKPNPIASALMAKMDIKPTERAKVKLECLRLLVTLKLDRAKMQLISGFVDTYLKLNAEELKIFNQHIEEIIPQEKEQIMEIVTSWMEQGIQQGIQQGIQQGKTEEALWLVLRLLKKRFGAMDAELETKLSQLALENIEELSESLLDFSSYEDLTNWLNLHNKEG
- a CDS encoding ankyrin repeat domain-containing protein — its product is MIFLKNKTFYQLTFALTLAFLCFPTLTSAQVFTESKSIKIPNKKAKTPKKAKTAFDSQLLKAVKSQDFDQAKKALEKGANVDVQDEDGNTSLILATNLEAVDLVSLLIKHNADIQIRNNKNRTAFSEFSSKQKMAFLVVEDVPSGRYPISPVIELLFVAAQNLPKEEKEQFALEAIFLGGRDPRILELALGLGIDPNIKLDLQGNTLLTNGWFTTPNMIRKLISYGVDPNTANNAGETPLMRVSSFFGSAFASTESIEVLISAGAQIDTVDSQGQSALLKAIKSNRIPIAVKLIEKGANVNLADSKGQHLFMLAMEKENPELIKALIKAGIDLNITNEEGRTPLMMLALVGKNELVEAFIEAGADINKQDSLGQTALMLAIDKYPYPETVKILVKAGADVSIQDLNGDTAISIADRDGRKEIVELLKQSVNN
- a CDS encoding DJ-1/PfpI family protein, whose translation is MKISFIIFNKMTSLDFIGVYDPVTRLKSMGFMPNLTWDVCSYEENPITDDRGLQFLATKVKKPLNSYDILIIPGGFGTRELKENSEFIAWIKTAKNVKLKVSVCTGSVIFGAAGFLVDKKATTHPIAFEELKPYCLAVENTRIVDEENIITSRGVSSAIDVGLYLVEKLAGKDVREKIATQMDYPYFYQK